From the genome of Bacteroides sp. MSB163, one region includes:
- a CDS encoding DUF4434 domain-containing protein, which produces MKTTAILVSLFCFILASCGSDDHNGGGNGQDGDYNLQEEIRKILNSTKATKNINPFDELGCEIYRTGPTSAEEPTKATIDYDLGDDYKEGVGSFKLKYSFSGKPMTSNPEYVYFEETWGDYRPDLSFYPLGLSIWVKGQKANKGVFRFIIMEDEKQFSADKPHDSTRKRWQYYAFEDEEILSKEGWNRLVMPYSAFKLYKKGQGTTADGLLLNRFEGFRIEIVNTKHEVCTGEVSIDALEQLTSYELKSGKPKFSSIFVQLNTAYVNEDWDKQFQDSRAIGIDTWIIQYAEQFTDGENTSISFYKNTNMPWITEKYDFVDQMFEAAERNGIKLIVGLYPGDYSKTNTASPEKYNLNLERNKMVFDELYEQFGNHPCLEGWYITEEFHDGSYPVGWQQEPSLSMLAKYLEGVASYIKTKSDKPVSIAPALWRGMPADLCGQWFGRIFAQTPNIDYLYIQDLGGRCLVDVDVDLPNWFAEIKKACDANGVHFGVDIESFQSCWCPNVPYREKNWSELKEQLFVAGLFTEYITNFSWVTFKKGTNNYTSYKKYLEDNGLL; this is translated from the coding sequence ATGAAAACAACTGCTATATTGGTAAGTCTGTTCTGTTTTATTTTGGCTTCCTGTGGAAGTGATGATCATAACGGAGGAGGAAACGGTCAGGATGGTGACTATAACCTGCAAGAAGAGATACGTAAAATATTGAATAGCACGAAAGCTACTAAAAATATTAACCCTTTCGATGAATTGGGGTGCGAAATTTATCGTACTGGTCCTACCAGTGCCGAAGAACCTACCAAAGCCACTATTGACTATGATTTAGGTGATGACTATAAAGAAGGAGTGGGAAGTTTTAAGCTGAAATACAGTTTTTCCGGTAAGCCTATGACTTCAAACCCTGAGTATGTCTATTTCGAAGAAACATGGGGAGATTATCGCCCCGACCTGTCTTTCTATCCTTTGGGACTTTCCATTTGGGTGAAAGGTCAAAAAGCTAACAAAGGTGTTTTCCGCTTCATCATTATGGAAGATGAGAAGCAGTTCAGCGCCGACAAACCACATGACAGTACACGTAAGAGATGGCAATATTATGCTTTTGAAGACGAAGAAATATTATCCAAAGAAGGCTGGAACCGTCTGGTTATGCCCTACAGTGCGTTCAAATTGTATAAAAAGGGGCAGGGGACTACGGCTGACGGCTTATTGCTAAACCGTTTTGAAGGATTCAGGATTGAAATCGTAAATACAAAACATGAAGTCTGCACCGGCGAGGTAAGTATCGACGCATTGGAGCAATTGACCTCTTATGAACTGAAAAGCGGAAAGCCTAAGTTCTCCAGTATTTTTGTACAATTGAATACCGCTTATGTCAATGAAGACTGGGATAAACAGTTTCAGGATAGCCGTGCCATCGGCATTGACACTTGGATTATTCAGTATGCGGAGCAGTTTACAGACGGAGAAAACACCAGTATTTCGTTCTATAAGAATACCAACATGCCTTGGATTACCGAGAAGTATGACTTTGTCGACCAAATGTTCGAGGCTGCCGAGCGCAATGGCATAAAACTGATTGTAGGTCTTTATCCCGGTGATTACAGTAAAACGAATACGGCATCACCGGAGAAATATAATCTCAATTTAGAGAGAAATAAGATGGTGTTCGATGAGCTGTATGAGCAATTTGGCAATCACCCTTGCCTTGAAGGCTGGTATATAACAGAAGAATTTCATGATGGTTCTTATCCTGTAGGCTGGCAGCAAGAACCCTCTTTATCCATGTTGGCTAAATATCTTGAAGGAGTGGCCTCTTATATCAAGACAAAATCGGATAAGCCCGTTTCTATTGCTCCTGCTTTATGGCGAGGTATGCCAGCTGATCTTTGTGGCCAATGGTTCGGACGGATTTTCGCCCAGACGCCCAATATTGATTATTTATACATTCAGGATCTTGGCGGACGCTGCTTGGTGGATGTGGATGTAGACCTGCCCAATTGGTTTGCTGAGATTAAAAAAGCATGTGATGCCAACGGCGTACATTTTGGTGTTGATATAGAATCATTCCAGAGTTGCTGGTGTCCGAATGTCCCTTATCGGGAAAAGAACTGGAGTGAACTAAAGGAGCAATTATTCGTAGCTGGGTTGTTTACCGAATATATCACGAATTTCAGTTGGGTTACTTTTAAGAAGGGTACAAACAATTATACAAGTTATAAAAAGTATCTGGAAGACAATGGACTTTTGTAA
- a CDS encoding DUF5018 domain-containing protein, protein MKILNRIAATACLFGAVLLVSCESPDLSTAHESQVNGLLNVTIQIPDNPTEFYATKKGPYEEGEEITVKVPTTDEDPLDVSRLICTVSVEHNCYVVPGVEGEMDFTEPYKITVIDALGNRHNNTIRVVPTPPKTKFSKVWEKNCTDLGLASRNNTGLAIYGQYLAVQEYNGPIYLYDMKTGAAVKTIDAARSFMMKARTDDAGHLITSRENIYGAGFMVFYYSEADQEHKLLLDYTAGDGCPGDLGYNMSVAGDVTSGTAYIYGTGPNDMTIYYWKLQDGQLVTPANQPNKLRYGPAGSSWTAAPAIQRVSLADDSDHYISYTKWVNGNSDEALKSRFNIFTTSMEVTALNADAHEYRLLGFNVFKVENDTYLALNDQGADQWAGGGATLKVFDITNTSKMELGPDDDGYGDFCVFTSDMSAWGQNYFSWGDVAVYKEATSTGYDVYIATSVVGFDLSQSIVRMYKMSYFCQ, encoded by the coding sequence ATGAAAATACTTAATAGAATTGCAGCAACAGCGTGTTTGTTTGGGGCAGTGCTCTTGGTTTCCTGTGAGTCTCCTGACTTGAGCACAGCACATGAAAGCCAAGTGAATGGTCTACTTAATGTAACCATTCAGATACCTGATAATCCGACGGAGTTTTATGCTACCAAGAAAGGCCCTTATGAAGAGGGAGAAGAAATTACGGTGAAAGTGCCTACCACGGATGAAGACCCGCTCGATGTAAGCCGTCTGATTTGTACCGTAAGTGTGGAGCATAATTGTTATGTTGTTCCGGGAGTTGAGGGTGAAATGGATTTCACTGAACCTTATAAAATAACAGTAATCGATGCATTGGGAAATCGTCATAACAACACGATTCGTGTGGTACCGACACCGCCTAAAACCAAGTTTTCCAAAGTGTGGGAAAAGAACTGTACCGATCTGGGATTGGCAAGCCGCAATAATACAGGCTTAGCAATATACGGTCAATATCTGGCAGTTCAGGAATATAATGGTCCTATTTATCTGTATGACATGAAGACGGGAGCAGCGGTTAAGACTATAGATGCAGCAAGATCGTTTATGATGAAGGCTCGTACGGATGATGCCGGTCACTTGATTACTTCCCGTGAAAATATTTACGGTGCAGGTTTCATGGTCTTCTATTATTCTGAAGCAGATCAGGAACATAAGTTGTTGCTTGACTATACTGCCGGTGATGGTTGCCCGGGGGATTTGGGATATAACATGAGCGTGGCAGGTGATGTAACCAGCGGTACAGCTTATATTTATGGTACAGGTCCTAATGATATGACTATTTATTATTGGAAATTACAGGATGGTCAGTTAGTAACTCCTGCCAATCAGCCTAATAAATTGCGTTACGGACCGGCCGGAAGTTCTTGGACTGCCGCACCTGCTATACAGCGTGTTTCATTGGCCGACGATTCGGATCATTACATCAGTTACACGAAGTGGGTAAACGGAAACAGTGATGAGGCTTTGAAGAGTCGCTTCAATATCTTTACGACATCCATGGAAGTTACAGCTTTGAATGCGGATGCTCACGAATACCGCTTGCTTGGCTTCAATGTATTTAAGGTGGAAAATGATACCTATTTGGCACTCAATGACCAAGGTGCTGACCAATGGGCCGGTGGTGGTGCTACCCTCAAGGTATTCGACATTACCAATACCTCTAAGATGGAACTGGGACCGGACGATGACGGATATGGTGACTTCTGTGTATTTACAAGCGATATGTCCGCATGGGGTCAGAATTACTTTAGCTGGGGGGACGTTGCTGTCTACAAAGAAGCAACCTCAACCGGATATGATGTGTACATTGCAACCTCTGTTGTTGGCTTTGATTTATCACAGTCTATTGTAAGAATGTATAAGATGAGTTATTTCTGTCAATAA
- a CDS encoding RagB/SusD family nutrient uptake outer membrane protein: protein MKSVNKILTVFASACFTLSSCDIDPVLTSSYPDDITWSNETNLQLYINGFYSLIGGYYSITDDACADLLKANNPAANTNLFVFGSTPITSASNLFDNWNNRHSWQLTCCRALEGLEKHRENFTDDVAKRAEAEFRFFRAVANFDLAKRYGASFILYKQLPELGQKEHARCTPDECWDFIAEDLDFAAKNLPLRGTVEAGKLTSGAAYGMKARAMLYAERWKDASDAAAELKKQGYELYEDYGKLFLNRRAKPVANNESVIEFGYVYETLDYSFDYFNCPPSDGGYAEISPTETLVSAYQMADGKEFDWNNPEMAANPYEGREPRFYASILYNGCQWKGETLYTYEGSVDGYGLGGGTTCTGYYMRKLFDPEISKSQMRRTDLTFYYMRYAEVLLIYAEAMAMQDKLTEALEALNEVRDRVDLPAVSASTKTEFMKLLRHERMVELAFEGHRFWDLRRWGLATTVLNGTHMEGVKPTKVGDGYEYDVVDCDAGKTRVYLEKYNRFPIPIAEIQQNSACEQFDEWK from the coding sequence ATGAAATCAGTAAATAAGATATTAACAGTATTTGCTTCTGCTTGCTTCACGCTGAGTAGTTGTGATATTGATCCTGTTCTGACAAGTAGTTATCCTGACGATATCACTTGGTCAAATGAAACGAATCTGCAATTGTATATTAATGGCTTTTATTCTTTGATCGGAGGATATTATTCAATCACTGATGATGCATGTGCTGATCTTTTGAAAGCCAACAATCCGGCTGCCAATACTAATTTGTTTGTATTCGGTTCTACTCCTATTACTTCTGCCAGTAATCTTTTTGACAACTGGAATAATAGGCATTCCTGGCAATTGACTTGTTGCCGTGCCTTGGAAGGATTGGAAAAACATCGTGAAAATTTTACCGATGATGTTGCCAAACGTGCAGAGGCGGAATTTCGTTTTTTCCGTGCAGTGGCTAATTTTGATTTGGCGAAGCGGTATGGAGCCAGTTTTATTCTGTACAAGCAGTTACCTGAACTTGGACAAAAGGAGCATGCGCGTTGTACGCCGGATGAATGTTGGGATTTCATAGCAGAGGACTTGGACTTTGCAGCTAAAAATTTGCCTCTGAGAGGTACTGTAGAGGCCGGTAAGTTGACAAGTGGTGCGGCTTATGGAATGAAAGCTCGTGCTATGCTCTATGCTGAGCGTTGGAAAGATGCTTCCGATGCAGCTGCCGAATTGAAAAAGCAAGGGTATGAACTGTATGAGGATTATGGAAAGTTGTTTCTGAATAGAAGAGCGAAACCGGTTGCAAATAATGAAAGTGTCATAGAGTTTGGCTATGTTTACGAGACGTTGGATTATTCTTTTGATTATTTCAATTGTCCGCCCAGTGATGGTGGTTATGCTGAAATCAGTCCGACAGAGACGTTGGTATCGGCTTATCAGATGGCTGATGGTAAAGAGTTTGACTGGAACAATCCTGAAATGGCTGCCAACCCTTATGAAGGCCGTGAACCACGTTTCTATGCTTCCATACTTTATAACGGTTGTCAATGGAAAGGAGAAACACTTTACACATACGAAGGTAGTGTGGATGGCTATGGTTTAGGTGGTGGTACTACTTGCACAGGTTACTATATGCGTAAGTTGTTTGATCCGGAAATTAGTAAGAGCCAAATGCGTAGAACTGACTTGACCTTCTATTACATGCGTTATGCTGAAGTCTTATTGATCTATGCGGAAGCAATGGCAATGCAAGATAAACTTACTGAAGCATTGGAAGCATTGAATGAAGTAAGAGACAGAGTTGATTTGCCGGCAGTATCAGCCAGTACAAAAACTGAATTCATGAAACTTCTTCGCCACGAAAGAATGGTAGAGTTAGCTTTTGAAGGACATCGTTTTTGGGATCTCCGTCGTTGGGGACTGGCAACTACAGTTCTGAATGGTACTCACATGGAAGGAGTGAAGCCGACAAAAGTAGGTGACGGATATGAATACGATGTTGTGGATTGTGATGCTGGTAAAACGCGTGTTTATCTGGAAAAATACAACCGTTTTCCTATTCCTATTGCAGAAATTCAGCAGAACTCTGCTTGTGAACAGTTTGACGAATGGAAATAA